The following is a genomic window from bacterium.
CTTTTAAGAAAGATCCGCTCCGCAGGCCATTCGCTAGGGAATCATACCTTCTCTCACACCAAATTGACCTCTGTCAAAAACGGGCTCTTGAGAGAGGAATTGGAGCGCACCAGGGAGATAATATTGGAGGAAACAGGGGTGAACACCTGCCTGTTTAGGCCCCCTTTTGGAGCCTTTGATGCCAGATCCCTGGCCGAGCTGGCCATACGTCGCATGGAGGTGGTGCTGTGGTCTGTGGACTCCAGGGATTGGGTCACCACCGCAGCCCAAGAGATCCGCCACAACGTGGAGAATACCACACAGCCAGGTGCCATAATTCTGCTCCACGACGTGCATCCGCAGACCGTGGAGGCTTTGCCTGGAATCATTCAGGCTCTCAAGAATCGCGGTTATGGTTTTGCGACTATTCCCGAGATGATCCCAGCTCCACAGACTGCTTGGGGAGGCTGAGGAGCTTCATCTTGAAGCATT
Proteins encoded in this region:
- a CDS encoding polysaccharide deacetylase family protein, producing the protein MRYSRAVFKFQQSRESKMWILIFLAFSLVVTSHAFSQGEMGHSGPEASFVSAPPIKIHRPLETLLKGIDIHVTWAGSIKKPLVALTFDDGPHPQYTAQVLRILEEQGVQATFFVVGRNAKRHPELLRKIRSAGHSLGNHTFSHTKLTSVKNGLLREELERTREIILEETGVNTCLFRPPFGAFDARSLAELAIRRMEVVLWSVDSRDWVTTAAQEIRHNVENTTQPGAIILLHDVHPQTVEALPGIIQALKNRGYGFATIPEMIPAPQTAWGG